The Alysiella filiformis sequence CATTTTGTGTGCTTGTTGCTCCACCGCTTGCCCATCGTTCTGGTGGAATCCCGATAAATTCGTGGGACCATCTGGCTTGTTGAACGCCTACCGTTTCATCGCCGACAGCCGCGACACCATCACCAATGAGCGTTTGGACAATTTGAACGACCCCTACCGTCTGTTCCGTTGCCACACGATTATGAACTGCGTGGACGTTTGCCCCAAACACCTGAACCCCACTCGCGCCATCGGCAAAATCAAAGAAATCATGCTGGAACGCGCGGTGTAATACCGTTTCAGGCAGCCTGAAAAATGGAATAAGCCTTTTTCAGGCTGCCTGAAAATAAATTGATTGCCCCAATCAAAAAAAACAATACCTGTTAAAATCGGTAAAGAAACATGGCACAATTTAACGAAACAGACAAACGCCGCATTCGTTTCCAAACCCGCCGTGGTTTGCTGGAACTGGACATCGTGTTAAAACGATTTATGGCAAAAGAATACGACCAATTAAGCGATGAAGAATTGGCAATTTTTGTGGATATTTTGGCTTTGGAAGACCAAGAATTTTTAGCCATCATCAACCAATATCAAACGCCACAACGTGCTGATTTTGAACCCATTTTGCACAAAATTCGCACCGCTTGATGTTCAAAATACAGTTGTTTCAAATTGGCGGTATGTGTTAATTTGAAATGACCATAAACGGTTTTCAGCGTTTCAGGCTGCCTGAAAACCCCATTTTAGCCTGATTATCAGTCAAATATTTCAACCCCAAATAGGAGTTCAGAGATGTCCAACAAAACTGTAAAATTACAAGGCGAAGGTTTTGATACAGAATTGCCCGTATTAACAGGCACTTTCGGTAACGAAGTGATTGACATTCGCGCCCTGAATAAAGCCACAGGCATGTTCACGCTTGACCCTGGTTTTGTGTCCACCGCCAGTTGCGAATCCAAAATCACGTTTATTGACGGCGACAAAGGTTTGCTCTACTACCGTGGCTACCCCATTGAACAGTTGGCGGAACACAGCGACTATTTGGAAGTGTGCTATTTGCTGATTTACGGCGAATTGCCCACCGCAGAGCAAAAAGCCAAATTTGAAGAAACCGTTACCAAACACACCATGGTGCATGAACAATTAACATGGTTCTTCCGTGGTTTCCGCCGCGATGCACACCCCATGGCAATGATGGTGGGCGTGGTGGGCGCATTGTCTGCATTCTATCAAGACAGCTTGGAAATTTCTGACCCACATCATCGTGAAGTTGCCATTTACCGCTTGATTTCCAAAATCCCAACCATCGCGGCAATGTGCTACCGCTATTCCAACGGCTTGCCATTCAACTACCCACGCAATGATTTGGGCTATGCCGCCAACTTCATGCACATGATGTTTGCCACACCTTGCGAACCTTATGAACCCAACCCTGTGTTGGTACGCGCATTAGACCGCATTTTCATTTTGCATGCCGACCACGAGCAAAACGCTTCCACTTCTACCGTTCGTTTGGCAGGTTCTTCTGGTGCAAATCCATTTGCGTGTATCGCCTCTGGTATTTCCAGCTTGTGGGGTCCTTCTCACGGTGGTGCAAACGAAGCCGTTTTGGACATGTTGGACGAAATCGGCGATGTGTCTCGCGTAGCCGAATTTATGGAAGGCGTGAAACAGAAAAAATACCGCTTGATGGGCTTTGGTCATCGCGTTTACCGCAATATGGACCCACGTGCGTCTATCATGAAACAAACTTGCTACGAAGTTTTGACCGAATTGGGCTTGCAAGACAGCCCCAAATTCAAATTGGCAATGGAATTGGAACAAATTGCGTTGAACGACCCCTACTTTGTTGAACGCAAATTGTATCCCAATGTGGACTTCT is a genomic window containing:
- a CDS encoding succinate dehydrogenase assembly factor 2, with protein sequence MAQFNETDKRRIRFQTRRGLLELDIVLKRFMAKEYDQLSDEELAIFVDILALEDQEFLAIINQYQTPQRADFEPILHKIRTA
- the gltA gene encoding citrate synthase, encoding MSNKTVKLQGEGFDTELPVLTGTFGNEVIDIRALNKATGMFTLDPGFVSTASCESKITFIDGDKGLLYYRGYPIEQLAEHSDYLEVCYLLIYGELPTAEQKAKFEETVTKHTMVHEQLTWFFRGFRRDAHPMAMMVGVVGALSAFYQDSLEISDPHHREVAIYRLISKIPTIAAMCYRYSNGLPFNYPRNDLGYAANFMHMMFATPCEPYEPNPVLVRALDRIFILHADHEQNASTSTVRLAGSSGANPFACIASGISSLWGPSHGGANEAVLDMLDEIGDVSRVAEFMEGVKQKKYRLMGFGHRVYRNMDPRASIMKQTCYEVLTELGLQDSPKFKLAMELEQIALNDPYFVERKLYPNVDFYSGIVLSALGIPVSMFTVIFALSRTVGWISHWNEMISDPNQKIGRPRQLYTGAARRDFVATDKR